From a region of the Nocardioides ginsengisegetis genome:
- a CDS encoding carbohydrate kinase family protein, translating to MEHDVLVVGESLVDIVRGSDGSTVEYAGGSAANVAVALARLGRSVRFATSYADDPHGRLIVDHLTAAGVVLAVDPAAVARTSTALATIGPDGAARYEFDLEWRLNPIADAAPPLVVHTCSLGAVLLPGADDVLALLERLRPHATISYDINARPAITGTGPDLVARVERMVSVADLVKASDEDLEALYPGQDPVSSARDLLARGPAAVVVTRGGEGATWVGHHGEIEIASLPVDVADTIGAGDTFGAALVDALWERGRLGGALREALRDLAAEEVADVLAHAARAAAVTVSRPGADPPFRHELG from the coding sequence ATGGAACACGACGTGCTGGTGGTGGGTGAGTCCCTGGTCGACATCGTCCGGGGGTCCGACGGGAGCACGGTCGAGTACGCCGGCGGGAGCGCGGCCAACGTCGCCGTCGCCCTGGCGCGGCTCGGCCGGTCGGTGCGGTTCGCGACCAGCTATGCCGACGACCCTCACGGCCGCCTGATCGTGGACCACCTGACGGCGGCCGGCGTCGTGCTGGCCGTGGACCCGGCTGCCGTGGCCCGCACGTCCACCGCGCTGGCGACGATCGGCCCCGACGGGGCCGCGCGCTACGAGTTCGACCTCGAGTGGCGGCTCAACCCGATCGCCGACGCCGCTCCGCCGCTCGTGGTGCACACCTGCTCGCTCGGCGCCGTGCTGCTGCCCGGGGCCGACGACGTGCTGGCGCTGCTGGAGCGGCTGCGGCCCCACGCGACGATCAGCTACGACATCAACGCCCGGCCCGCGATCACCGGCACCGGCCCGGACCTGGTGGCCCGGGTCGAGCGGATGGTGTCGGTGGCCGACCTCGTGAAGGCCTCCGACGAGGACCTCGAGGCGCTCTACCCCGGCCAGGACCCGGTGTCCTCGGCCCGGGACCTGCTGGCCCGCGGTCCGGCCGCGGTCGTGGTCACTCGCGGCGGCGAGGGGGCGACCTGGGTCGGCCACCACGGCGAGATCGAGATCGCCTCGCTGCCGGTCGACGTGGCGGACACGATCGGGGCGGGGGACACCTTCGGGGCGGCGCTCGTCGATGCGCTGTGGGAGCGCGGCCGGCTGGGTGGGGCGCTGCGCGAGGCGCTGCGCGACCTGGCCGCCGAGGAGGTCGCCGACGTGCTGGCCCACGCCGCCCGCGCGGCCGCCGTGACGGTGTCCCGGCCCGGGGCGGACCCGCCCTTCCGCCACGAGCTGGGCTGA
- the truA gene encoding tRNA pseudouridine(38-40) synthase TruA, with protein MRIRIDLAYDGGDFHGWAGQPGLRTVQGELQQALATVLRVPSVAVVCAGRTDTGVHARGQVVHVDVDPEALAVAAGRSGEPPLEALLRRLNGILDPDVRVRAVAEAAPGFDARFSALWRRYVYRVCDDPAGLDPLVRSHVLAWPRPLSLEALNEASALLVGHHDFASFCKKREGATTIRTLLELSWVRTEPGVLEATVVADAFCHSMVRALVGCLLAVGEGRRPVAWAEEVLAAGRRDPAVAVVHAHGLTLEEVGYPADAELAGRADQTRAKRGAPHG; from the coding sequence GTGCGGATCCGGATCGACCTTGCCTACGACGGGGGCGACTTCCACGGATGGGCCGGCCAGCCGGGGCTGCGCACCGTCCAGGGCGAGCTCCAGCAGGCCCTGGCCACGGTGCTGCGGGTGCCGTCGGTCGCCGTCGTCTGCGCCGGACGAACCGACACCGGGGTCCACGCGCGCGGGCAGGTCGTGCACGTCGACGTCGACCCCGAGGCACTCGCGGTGGCGGCGGGCCGCTCCGGCGAGCCACCGCTCGAGGCGCTGCTGCGTCGTCTGAACGGCATCCTGGACCCGGACGTCCGGGTGCGCGCGGTCGCGGAGGCCGCCCCGGGCTTCGACGCCCGCTTCTCCGCACTGTGGCGGCGCTACGTCTACCGCGTGTGTGACGACCCGGCCGGGCTCGACCCGCTGGTCCGCTCGCACGTGCTGGCCTGGCCCCGACCGCTCTCGCTCGAGGCGCTCAACGAGGCGTCCGCGCTGCTGGTCGGGCACCACGACTTCGCGTCGTTCTGCAAGAAGCGCGAGGGCGCCACGACGATCCGGACGCTGCTCGAGCTGTCCTGGGTCCGCACCGAGCCGGGCGTGCTGGAGGCGACGGTCGTCGCCGACGCCTTCTGCCACAGCATGGTCCGTGCGCTGGTCGGCTGCCTGCTGGCGGTCGGCGAGGGGCGCCGGCCGGTCGCGTGGGCCGAGGAGGTGCTGGCTGCCGGGCGGCGCGACCCCGCCGTGGCCGTCGTGCACGCGCACGGGCTGACCCTGGAGGAGGTCGGCTACCCCGCGGACGCCGAGCTCGCCGGCCGTGCCGACCAGACCCGCGCCAAGCGAGGAGCGCCCCATGGATGA
- the rpmJ gene encoding 50S ribosomal protein L36, whose protein sequence is MKVNPSVKPICDKCKVIRRHGRVMVICENPRHKQRQG, encoded by the coding sequence GTGAAGGTCAACCCGAGCGTGAAGCCGATCTGTGACAAGTGCAAGGTGATTCGTCGCCACGGCCGCGTCATGGTCATCTGCGAGAACCCGCGCCACAAGCAGCGCCAGGGCTGA
- a CDS encoding aquaporin: MTLVRRAAAELVGTAFLVMAVIGSGIAATRLSPDDVGLQLLENSLVTGAALVALILALQPVSAAFNPVVTLVERVLGLVTTSDAVALVVAQLVGGAVGAVVANLMFGLDAVTVATHDRSGGGLWLGEVVATLGLVAVIFGSVRRGRSDSVAYAVGGYITAAYWFTSSTSFANPAVTVARTLSDTFAGIAPGSVPVFVLMQLVGGALGLGLVLLLHPDPTLPTEEGA, from the coding sequence GTGACGCTCGTACGACGCGCCGCGGCCGAGCTGGTCGGCACGGCGTTCCTGGTCATGGCCGTCATCGGCTCGGGCATCGCCGCCACGCGGCTCTCGCCCGACGACGTGGGCCTCCAGCTCCTCGAGAACAGCCTGGTGACCGGCGCCGCCCTGGTCGCCCTGATCCTGGCCCTCCAGCCCGTCTCGGCGGCGTTCAACCCGGTGGTGACCCTGGTCGAGCGGGTGCTCGGTCTCGTCACGACCTCCGACGCCGTCGCCCTCGTCGTCGCGCAGCTCGTCGGCGGCGCGGTGGGCGCGGTGGTCGCCAACCTGATGTTCGGCCTCGACGCGGTCACCGTCGCCACCCACGACCGGAGTGGGGGCGGCCTGTGGCTGGGGGAGGTGGTCGCGACCCTCGGCCTGGTGGCCGTCATCTTCGGCAGCGTCCGCCGCGGCCGCAGCGACAGCGTCGCCTACGCCGTGGGCGGCTACATCACCGCGGCCTACTGGTTCACGAGCTCGACGAGCTTCGCCAACCCCGCCGTCACCGTGGCCCGCACCCTGTCCGACACCTTCGCCGGCATCGCGCCGGGGTCGGTGCCGGTCTTCGTCCTCATGCAGCTGGTCGGCGGCGCCCTCGGGCTCGGCCTGGTCCTCCTGCTGCACCCCGATCCCACGCTCCCCACCGAGGAAGGCGCCTGA
- the rpsM gene encoding 30S ribosomal protein S13, whose translation MARLVGVDLPRDKRIEIALTYIYGIGRTRAQQLLAETGVSGDLRVHQLGDEELVKLRDAIEANFKIEGDLRREVQADIRRKIEIGSYQGRRHRMGLPVRGQRTKTNARTRKGPKRTVAGKKKAK comes from the coding sequence ATGGCACGCCTCGTTGGTGTGGATCTTCCGCGTGACAAGCGGATCGAGATCGCACTCACCTACATCTACGGCATCGGCCGTACCCGCGCCCAGCAGCTGCTCGCCGAGACCGGCGTCAGCGGGGACCTCCGCGTCCACCAGCTGGGAGACGAAGAGCTGGTCAAGCTCCGCGACGCGATCGAAGCCAACTTCAAGATCGAGGGTGACCTCCGTCGCGAGGTCCAGGCTGACATCCGCCGCAAGATCGAGATCGGCAGCTACCAGGGTCGTCGCCACCGCATGGGCCTCCCGGTCCGCGGTCAGCGCACCAAGACCAACGCTCGCACCCGCAAGGGCCCGAAGCGCACGGTTGCCGGCAAGAAGAAGGCCAAGTGA
- a CDS encoding DNA-directed RNA polymerase subunit alpha, translating to MLIAQRPTLSEESVDEFRSRFVIEPLEPGFGYTLGNSLRRTLLSSIPGASVTSIKVDTVLHEFSTIEGVKEDITEVILNLKGLVVSSEHDEPVTMYLRKSGAGDVTAADIAPPAGVEVHNPDLKIATLSDKGKLEMELVVERGRGYVSAVQNKGADNEIGRMPVDSIYSPVLKVTYKVEATRVEQRTDFDKLVIDVETKPSIRPRDAIASAGKTLVELFGLARELNVEAEGIDIGPSPVDEQLAADLALPVEDLQLTVRSYNCLKREGIHTVGELISRSEQDLLDIRNFGAKSIDEVKAKLVEMGLSLKDSAPGFDPHAALAAYGDDDDDAFVEDEQY from the coding sequence GTGCTCATCGCACAGCGCCCCACTCTGTCGGAAGAGTCCGTCGACGAGTTCCGCTCGCGGTTCGTCATCGAACCGCTGGAGCCCGGCTTCGGCTACACCCTCGGCAACTCGCTGCGTCGTACCCTCCTCTCCTCGATCCCCGGTGCCTCGGTCACGAGCATCAAGGTCGACACCGTGCTCCACGAGTTCTCGACGATCGAGGGCGTCAAGGAGGACATCACCGAGGTCATCCTCAACCTGAAGGGCCTGGTCGTCTCCTCCGAGCACGACGAGCCCGTCACGATGTACCTGCGCAAGTCCGGTGCCGGTGACGTCACCGCTGCCGACATCGCCCCGCCGGCCGGCGTCGAGGTGCACAACCCCGACCTCAAGATCGCGACCCTGTCCGACAAGGGCAAGCTCGAGATGGAGCTGGTCGTCGAGCGTGGCCGCGGCTACGTCTCGGCCGTCCAGAACAAGGGTGCCGACAACGAGATCGGCCGGATGCCGGTCGACTCGATCTACAGCCCCGTGCTGAAGGTGACCTACAAGGTCGAGGCCACCCGAGTCGAGCAGCGCACCGACTTCGACAAGCTCGTCATCGACGTCGAGACCAAGCCGTCGATCCGTCCCCGCGACGCGATCGCCTCGGCCGGCAAGACCCTGGTCGAGCTGTTCGGCCTGGCCCGTGAGCTCAACGTCGAGGCCGAGGGCATCGACATCGGCCCGTCGCCCGTCGACGAGCAGCTCGCGGCCGACCTCGCCCTCCCGGTCGAGGACCTGCAGCTGACCGTCCGCTCCTACAACTGCCTCAAGCGCGAGGGCATCCACACCGTGGGTGAGCTCATCAGCCGCTCGGAGCAGGACCTGCTCGACATCCGCAACTTCGGTGCGAAGTCGATCGACGAGGTCAAGGCCAAGCTGGTCGAGATGGGCCTGTCCCTCAAGGACAGCGCGCCCGGCTTCGACCCGCACGCTGCCCTCGCGGCGTACGGCGACGACGACGACGACGCCTTCGTCGAGGACGAGCAGTACTGA
- a CDS encoding ArsI/CadI family heavy metal resistance metalloenzyme has translation MSRIQLALNVEDLDASIAFYTTLFGTAPAKTKPGYANFAITEPPLKLVLIENPGHGGSVNHLGVEVADTDTVDAEQSRLAAAGLASVDERDTTCCYARQDKFWVEGAPNGERWEVYTVLEDSATFAAEPAEDAEGATCCGTERAEEAELQPTATACC, from the coding sequence ATGTCCCGCATCCAGCTCGCCCTCAACGTCGAGGACCTCGACGCGTCCATCGCCTTCTACACCACCCTCTTCGGCACCGCCCCGGCCAAGACGAAGCCCGGTTACGCCAACTTCGCGATCACCGAGCCGCCGCTGAAGCTGGTCCTCATCGAGAACCCCGGGCACGGCGGCTCGGTCAACCACCTCGGCGTCGAGGTCGCCGACACCGACACCGTCGACGCCGAGCAGTCGCGGCTCGCCGCCGCCGGGCTCGCCTCGGTCGACGAGCGCGACACGACCTGCTGCTACGCCCGCCAGGACAAGTTCTGGGTCGAGGGTGCCCCCAACGGCGAGCGGTGGGAGGTCTACACCGTGCTCGAGGACTCCGCCACCTTCGCCGCCGAGCCGGCCGAGGACGCCGAGGGAGCCACCTGCTGCGGCACGGAGCGGGCCGAGGAGGCCGAGCTCCAGCCGACCGCCACGGCCTGCTGCTGA
- a CDS encoding arsenate reductase ArsC — protein sequence MAPTANPTDLPTVLFVCVHNAGRSQMAAGYLQHLGAGRIDVLSAGSAPADSINPVAVEAMAEEGIDITAATPKVLTDEAVQVSDVVITMGCGDVCPVFPGTRYEDWKLDDPAGQGIEAVRPIRDEIRARVEALVRELLPA from the coding sequence ATGGCCCCCACCGCCAACCCCACCGACCTGCCCACCGTCCTGTTCGTCTGCGTCCACAACGCCGGTCGCTCCCAGATGGCGGCCGGCTACTTGCAGCACCTCGGGGCCGGTCGCATCGATGTGCTCTCGGCCGGCTCGGCGCCCGCCGACTCGATCAACCCGGTCGCCGTCGAGGCGATGGCTGAGGAGGGCATCGACATCACCGCGGCCACGCCGAAGGTGCTCACCGACGAGGCGGTCCAGGTCTCCGACGTCGTCATCACGATGGGCTGCGGTGACGTCTGCCCCGTCTTCCCCGGCACCCGCTACGAGGACTGGAAGCTCGACGACCCGGCCGGGCAGGGCATCGAGGCCGTGCGCCCGATCCGCGACGAGATCCGGGCCCGGGTCGAGGCGCTGGTCCGCGAGCTGCTCCCGGCCTGA
- the rpsD gene encoding 30S ribosomal protein S4, producing the protein MARYTGPMTKKSRRLGVDLVGGDQAFERRPYPPGQHGRGRIKESEYLLQLREKQKARISYGILERQFHNYYVEASRRAGKTGDNLLQLLECRLDNVVYRAGFARTRRHARQLVVHGHFKVNGKKVDIPSFQVTAHDVIDVREKSLEMTPFIVARETHGERVVPAWLEALPTRMRILVHQLPVRAQIDIPVQEQLIVEYYSKK; encoded by the coding sequence ATGGCCCGTTACACCGGCCCCATGACCAAGAAGTCGCGCCGTCTCGGTGTCGACCTCGTTGGTGGCGACCAGGCTTTCGAGCGTCGCCCGTACCCCCCCGGCCAGCACGGCCGCGGCCGCATCAAGGAGAGCGAGTACCTCCTCCAGCTTCGTGAGAAGCAGAAGGCGCGTATCTCCTACGGCATCCTCGAGCGCCAGTTCCACAACTACTACGTCGAGGCCTCGCGTCGTGCGGGCAAGACGGGTGACAACCTGCTGCAGCTGCTCGAGTGCCGCCTCGACAACGTGGTCTACCGCGCCGGCTTCGCCCGCACGCGTCGCCACGCCCGCCAGCTGGTCGTCCACGGCCACTTCAAGGTGAACGGCAAGAAGGTCGACATCCCGTCCTTCCAGGTCACCGCCCACGACGTCATCGACGTCCGGGAGAAGTCGCTGGAGATGACCCCGTTCATCGTGGCTCGCGAGACCCACGGCGAGCGCGTCGTCCCGGCCTGGCTCGAGGCGCTGCCGACGCGCATGCGGATCCTCGTGCACCAGCTCCCGGTCCGGGCCCAGATCGACATCCCGGTCCAGGAACAGCTGATCGTCGAGTACTACTCCAAGAAGTAA
- a CDS encoding ketopantoate reductase family protein has protein sequence MRYVVLGAGAVGGVIGARLHLAGVPTTLVARGAHLDRVRDQGGMVLDTADGRLLADAPVAGSAAGVAWTDDTVVLLAVKSHQTPAALDDLVAHAPPSTPVVCAQNGVANEAVVLRRMERTYGMCVMLPSTHLEPGAVVQKCHPVPGILDLGRFPTGSDEVAEAVAADLQRAGFESVPRPDIMAWKHRKLLMNVGNGVDAACLPDGDAEKLADLARDEGERVLAAAGIPVVTDAEDRARRGDTLRRRTDRPPAGGSTWQSLTRGLGTVETDYLAGEIVLLGRLHGIPTPVNALVQQVTADLARRRGPARSIPAADLLARL, from the coding sequence ATGAGGTACGTCGTCCTCGGCGCCGGTGCGGTCGGTGGCGTGATCGGGGCGCGGCTGCACCTGGCCGGGGTGCCGACGACCCTGGTGGCTCGCGGCGCCCACCTCGACCGGGTCCGCGACCAGGGCGGCATGGTCCTCGACACCGCGGACGGCCGGCTCCTGGCCGATGCGCCGGTCGCCGGCAGCGCGGCGGGCGTCGCCTGGACCGACGACACCGTCGTCCTGCTCGCCGTGAAGTCCCACCAGACGCCGGCGGCCCTCGACGACCTGGTCGCCCACGCACCGCCCTCGACCCCCGTCGTCTGCGCGCAGAACGGCGTCGCCAACGAGGCGGTCGTGCTGCGCCGGATGGAACGCACCTACGGCATGTGCGTGATGCTGCCCAGCACCCACCTCGAGCCGGGCGCGGTCGTCCAGAAGTGCCACCCGGTCCCCGGCATCCTCGACCTGGGCCGCTTCCCCACCGGCAGCGACGAGGTGGCCGAGGCGGTCGCGGCGGACCTCCAGCGCGCGGGGTTCGAGTCCGTGCCGCGGCCCGACATCATGGCCTGGAAGCATCGCAAGCTGCTGATGAACGTCGGCAACGGGGTCGATGCCGCCTGCCTCCCCGACGGCGACGCCGAGAAGCTGGCCGACCTGGCCCGCGACGAGGGCGAGCGGGTCCTGGCCGCCGCCGGCATCCCGGTCGTGACCGACGCCGAGGACCGCGCCCGTCGGGGCGACACCCTGCGCCGCCGTACCGACCGTCCGCCCGCCGGCGGCTCCACCTGGCAGAGCCTCACCCGCGGCCTCGGCACCGTCGAGACCGACTACCTCGCCGGCGAGATCGTGCTGCTGGGCCGCCTGCACGGCATCCCCACACCCGTGAACGCCCTGGTCCAGCAGGTCACCGCCGACCTCGCCCGCCGCCGCGGCCCGGCCCGCAGCATCCCCGCCGCGGACCTGCTCGCGCGCTTGTGA
- a CDS encoding FAD-dependent oxidoreductase, translating into MQPALILMSAEHADFLLDEFGRYARDYDLHTATDVAGAEAIARRIREKGGQVALFVSDSAPQDAPVFEAFARWRQVVPTARRIVAAHWSRFLTDADSLRAGLAKGKFDAYLLMPRGVRDEEFHTAVCELLSDWGSTVAAPEVDTVQIVTPGGDALTGAIRDFLDRMGMPNRVYAPDSDTGRAIVERYDGEPAYPLVAAMQRPPIAPRTVRDVAITIYGQPADIDVEAVVDLAIVGGGPAGLAAAVYGASEGLSTVVLEAEAIGGQAGTSSMIRNYLGFPRGISGMRLAQRARNQAIRFGTRFFTGWEVLALEPGADGAPHVLRTDGGDVRARAVVVATGVSYRKLGVPAVEELTGLGVHYGSAMTAAREMEDYDVVVVGGGNSAGQAAIHLARFARSVTILVRRPGLAETMSQYLIAEIEHSPRITVLPCSEVVDGGGEGRLEWLGVRDTTTGDVRRLPARGLFLLLGAEPHCDWLPDEVVRDAKGFVLTGRDVPRERWADGLPPANLATTLPGVFAVGDIRSGSMKRVAAASGEGASVVPLVHTWLE; encoded by the coding sequence ATGCAGCCCGCGCTGATCCTGATGTCGGCCGAGCACGCCGACTTCCTCCTCGACGAGTTCGGCCGCTACGCCCGCGACTACGACCTGCACACCGCGACCGACGTGGCGGGGGCCGAGGCGATCGCGCGCCGGATCCGGGAGAAGGGCGGTCAGGTCGCGCTCTTCGTCTCCGACTCGGCCCCGCAGGACGCCCCCGTGTTCGAGGCCTTCGCCCGGTGGCGGCAGGTCGTCCCGACCGCCCGCCGGATCGTCGCGGCCCACTGGTCGCGGTTCCTCACCGACGCCGACAGCCTGCGTGCCGGGCTCGCCAAGGGCAAGTTCGACGCCTACCTCCTGATGCCCCGAGGCGTCCGCGACGAGGAGTTCCACACCGCGGTGTGCGAGCTGCTCAGCGACTGGGGCTCGACGGTCGCCGCTCCCGAGGTCGACACGGTGCAGATCGTCACGCCCGGAGGCGACGCGCTCACCGGCGCGATCCGCGACTTCCTCGACCGGATGGGCATGCCCAACCGCGTCTACGCCCCCGACAGCGACACCGGCCGCGCGATCGTGGAGCGGTACGACGGCGAGCCGGCGTACCCCCTCGTCGCGGCCATGCAGCGCCCACCCATCGCGCCGCGCACGGTCCGCGACGTGGCCATCACGATCTACGGCCAGCCGGCCGACATCGACGTCGAGGCCGTCGTCGACCTGGCCATCGTCGGCGGAGGTCCGGCCGGGCTCGCGGCGGCGGTCTACGGCGCCTCCGAGGGGCTCTCGACGGTCGTCCTCGAGGCCGAGGCGATCGGCGGCCAGGCCGGCACCAGCTCGATGATCCGCAACTACCTCGGCTTCCCGCGCGGCATCTCCGGCATGCGACTGGCCCAACGCGCCCGCAACCAGGCCATCCGGTTCGGCACCCGCTTCTTCACCGGCTGGGAGGTGCTGGCCCTCGAGCCCGGCGCCGACGGCGCGCCCCACGTGCTCCGCACCGACGGTGGGGACGTGCGCGCCCGCGCGGTCGTGGTCGCGACCGGGGTCTCCTACCGCAAGCTCGGCGTGCCCGCGGTCGAGGAGCTCACCGGCCTCGGCGTCCACTACGGCAGCGCGATGACCGCGGCCCGCGAGATGGAGGACTACGACGTGGTGGTCGTCGGCGGCGGCAACTCCGCCGGCCAGGCCGCCATCCACCTCGCCCGCTTCGCCCGGTCGGTGACGATCCTGGTCCGCAGGCCCGGGCTGGCCGAGACGATGTCGCAGTACCTCATCGCCGAGATCGAGCACAGCCCGCGCATCACGGTGCTCCCCTGCTCCGAGGTCGTGGACGGCGGCGGCGAGGGACGTCTGGAGTGGCTCGGGGTCCGGGACACCACGACGGGCGACGTACGCCGCCTTCCGGCTCGCGGGCTGTTCCTCCTGCTGGGCGCCGAGCCGCACTGCGACTGGCTGCCCGACGAGGTCGTCCGCGACGCCAAGGGGTTCGTGCTGACGGGCCGCGACGTGCCGAGGGAGCGCTGGGCCGACGGGCTGCCGCCGGCCAACCTCGCCACCACGCTGCCCGGCGTCTTCGCGGTCGGGGACATCCGGTCCGGCTCGATGAAGCGGGTCGCGGCGGCCAGCGGCGAGGGCGCCTCGGTGGTGCCGCTGGTCCACACCTGGCTGGAGTAG
- the rplQ gene encoding 50S ribosomal protein L17 produces the protein MPTPKKGKRLGGSPAHQKLIISNLATALFEHGRITTTEAKARVLRPHAEKLITKAKKGDLHNRREVLKTIRDKGVVHILFTEIAPTFAERPGGYTRITKIGPRKGDNAPMAVIELVTEAYKPTPKAAKPAKTEAAPAAPVEEAPAEDVVTEAEPTEALETEAPAAEEAPAEETTEDTEDKA, from the coding sequence ATGCCTACTCCCAAGAAGGGCAAGCGCCTCGGCGGTAGCCCCGCCCACCAGAAGCTGATCATCAGCAACCTGGCGACCGCGCTGTTCGAGCACGGCCGGATCACGACCACCGAGGCCAAGGCGCGCGTCCTGCGCCCCCACGCCGAGAAGCTGATCACCAAGGCCAAGAAGGGCGACCTGCACAACCGCCGCGAGGTCCTCAAGACCATCCGCGACAAGGGTGTCGTCCACATCCTCTTCACCGAGATCGCGCCGACCTTCGCCGAGCGTCCCGGTGGCTACACCCGGATCACGAAGATCGGTCCCCGCAAGGGCGACAACGCCCCCATGGCCGTGATCGAGCTCGTGACCGAGGCCTACAAGCCGACCCCGAAGGCTGCCAAGCCCGCCAAGACCGAGGCTGCTCCGGCTGCCCCCGTCGAGGAGGCCCCGGCCGAGGACGTCGTCACCGAGGCCGAGCCGACCGAGGCTCTCGAGACCGAGGCCCCGGCCGCCGAGGAGGCTCCCGCCGAGGAGACCACCGAGGACACCGAGGACAAGGCCTGA
- a CDS encoding ArsR/SmtB family transcription factor, whose product MSNSLELTPVQTVACCSPLTSEPLSIEQAERIAPLVKAIADPVRLRLLSIVASHEGGEACVCDLNDAFDLSQPTISHHLKVLHEVGLLDREKRGVWVYYRLNATALSDVGLLLGGVAR is encoded by the coding sequence ATGTCGAATTCACTCGAGCTGACGCCGGTGCAGACGGTGGCGTGCTGCTCACCGCTCACCTCCGAGCCGCTCTCGATCGAGCAGGCCGAGCGGATCGCGCCGCTGGTCAAGGCGATCGCCGACCCGGTGCGGTTGCGACTGCTCTCGATCGTGGCCAGCCACGAGGGCGGCGAGGCGTGCGTCTGCGACCTCAACGACGCCTTCGACCTGTCCCAGCCCACGATCAGCCACCACCTCAAGGTGCTGCACGAGGTCGGGCTCCTGGACCGCGAGAAGCGCGGCGTCTGGGTCTACTACCGGCTCAACGCAACGGCGCTCTCCGACGTCGGCCTCCTGCTCGGCGGCGTCGCCCGGTGA
- a CDS encoding class I SAM-dependent methyltransferase produces the protein MDDHYFSADPSVAFKRAPVSAQVWGHDLALVSGSGVFAQGRLDIGTAILFRETEPPAAGRVLDLGCGYGVIGLAVAVAVPDAVVTAVDVNERAVLLANENAATLGVADRYAASTPDGVDAGATYDEIWSNPPIRIGKEALHELLLTWLPRLAPGGRAVMVVGKNLGADSLQRWLGEQGFPTTRLASAKGFRVLETRRAGD, from the coding sequence ATGGATGACCACTACTTCAGCGCCGACCCGTCGGTGGCCTTCAAGCGGGCACCCGTCTCGGCGCAGGTGTGGGGCCACGACCTGGCGCTCGTGAGCGGCTCGGGGGTGTTCGCTCAGGGCCGCCTCGACATCGGCACGGCGATCCTCTTCCGCGAGACCGAGCCGCCGGCGGCCGGGCGGGTCCTCGACCTGGGCTGCGGCTACGGCGTGATCGGCCTGGCGGTCGCCGTCGCCGTGCCGGACGCGGTCGTCACGGCCGTCGACGTCAACGAGCGGGCGGTCCTGCTCGCCAACGAGAACGCCGCGACGCTCGGCGTCGCCGACCGCTACGCCGCCTCGACGCCGGACGGTGTCGACGCGGGAGCGACGTACGACGAGATCTGGTCGAACCCCCCCATCCGGATCGGCAAGGAGGCCCTCCACGAGCTGCTGCTGACCTGGCTGCCGCGGCTCGCGCCGGGCGGCCGGGCCGTCATGGTCGTGGGCAAGAACCTCGGTGCCGACTCGCTCCAGCGCTGGCTGGGGGAGCAGGGCTTCCCGACGACCCGGCTCGCCTCGGCCAAGGGGTTCCGGGTGCTGGAGACGCGCCGGGCCGGCGACTGA
- the rpsK gene encoding 30S ribosomal protein S11, which yields MPPKSRAAAGAKKVRRKEKKNVAQGEAHIKSTFNNTIVTITDPTGAVISWASAGTVGFKGSRKSTPFAAQMAAEAAGRRAMEHGMKKIDVFVKGPGSGRETAIRSLGAIGLEVGTIQDVTPTPHNGCRPPKRRRV from the coding sequence ATGCCTCCCAAGAGCCGCGCAGCGGCCGGCGCCAAGAAGGTGCGTCGCAAGGAGAAGAAGAACGTCGCTCAGGGCGAAGCCCACATCAAGAGCACGTTCAACAACACGATCGTCACGATCACCGACCCCACTGGTGCGGTGATCTCGTGGGCCTCGGCCGGCACCGTCGGCTTCAAGGGCTCGCGCAAGTCCACCCCGTTCGCCGCGCAGATGGCCGCCGAGGCCGCGGGTCGTCGGGCGATGGAGCACGGCATGAAGAAGATCGACGTCTTCGTGAAGGGCCCGGGCTCGGGCCGCGAGACGGCGATTCGTTCGCTGGGTGCGATCGGCCTCGAGGTCGGCACCATCCAGGACGTCACGCCCACGCCCCACAACGGATGCCGGCCGCCCAAGCGCCGTCGCGTCTGA
- a CDS encoding GntR family transcriptional regulator codes for MHVAPPDPASDRPPYEQLRVQIARRAASGELAPGTRLPTVRALAAELHLAANTVARAYRELESDGVVVTEGRRGTSIAPSRVASSGQAGTAAASYAHTARRLGLGLEEAQDLVARAWPSGR; via the coding sequence ATGCACGTCGCTCCCCCGGACCCCGCGTCGGACCGGCCGCCCTACGAGCAGCTCCGGGTCCAGATCGCGCGGCGGGCCGCCTCGGGCGAGCTGGCCCCCGGGACCCGCCTGCCCACGGTCCGGGCGCTCGCCGCCGAGCTGCACCTCGCGGCCAACACGGTGGCCCGCGCCTACCGCGAGCTGGAGTCCGACGGGGTCGTGGTCACCGAGGGCCGCCGCGGCACCTCCATCGCCCCGTCCCGCGTCGCCTCGTCGGGGCAGGCCGGCACCGCGGCAGCGTCGTACGCCCACACCGCACGCCGACTCGGCCTCGGGCTGGAGGAGGCCCAGGACCTCGTCGCCCGCGCCTGGCCGAGCGGCCGGTGA